The proteins below come from a single Stomoxys calcitrans chromosome 1, idStoCalc2.1, whole genome shotgun sequence genomic window:
- the LOC106089716 gene encoding uncharacterized protein LOC106089716: MKLTVLLTIVAVCFGAPADIGSQLDHPSPVNPTVLIDLKPKEKITLISDANELSKYKRQTIAPLYPTVLPEEKFHHITKRGNNEAVSKRDIPVPLVAKHKHPDVLNKSGSDTDPKDKVEHKPPEADLKLNEDVGESKISQKTDGQNLTRKNDIVNNPSDLTNVLPHEASTTTQHPVIRPKPVPVAELFARHQDHTA, translated from the exons ATGAAATTAACA GTGCTACTAACCATTGTGGCGGTTTGCTTTGGCGCACCTGCTGACATTGGCAGCCAACTTGACCATCCCTCTCCTGTCAACCCAACTGTTTTGATTGACTTGAagccaaaagaaaaaattacacTTATTTCCGATGCTAATGAGCTATCTAAATATAAACGTCAAACCATTGCTCCATTGTATCCCACTGTATTGCCGGAGGAAAAATTCCATCATATAACGAAGAGAGGGAACAATGAGGCAGTGAGTAAACGCGACATTCCAGTGCCATTAGTGGCAAAACACAAACACCCCGATGTCTTGAACAAATCTGGAAGTGATACAGATCCCAAGGATAAAGTCGAACATAAGCCACCAGAGGCGGATCTGAAGTTAAATGAGGATGTTGGTGAATCAAAGATTTCCCAAAAAACTGATGGTCAGAACCTTACCCGCAAGAACGACATCGTAAATAACCCATCAGATTTGACCAATGTGTTACCTCACGAAGCTTCAACGACCACACAACATCCAGTAATTAGGCCGAAACCAGTTCCAGTAGCAGAACTTTTTGCAAG ACATCAAGATCACACTGCCTAA
- the LOC106089713 gene encoding selenoprotein F, with product MLANILVLAGVLIFHGTLGEFTAQDCRELGFIKGQLMCSSCEKLDDFALESLKPHCRECCTLDQMPAAYRYPKAILEVCTCKFRAYPQIQAFIKSGRPSKFPNLTIKYVRGLDPIVKLLDKEGRVKETLSITKWNTDTVEEFFETHLESVASTGGKQSFSVIEEEDDDYLKTNRV from the exons ATGTTGGCCAATATTCTTGTCCTCGCGGGAGTG CTAATTTTTCATGGAACTCTCGGAGAGTTTACGGCGCAGGATTGTAGAGAACTTGGATTCATCAAGGGTCAGTTAATGTGTTCTTCTTGCGAGAAACTCGATGACTTTGCTTTGGAATCACTGAA gCCCCATTGCCGCGAGTGCTGCACTCTGGATCAAATGCCGGCAGCATATCGGTACCCAAAAGCCATTTTGGAGGTTTGTACTTGCAAATTTAGAGCTTATCCACAAATACAAGCTTTTATTAAGAGCGGCCGACCCTCtaaatttcccaatttgacGATTAAATACGTTCGAGGCTTGGATCCCATCGTCAAACTTTTAGATAAAGAAGGAAGGGTAAAAGAAACGCTGTCCATTACAAAATGGAATACTGACACTGTGGAAGAGTTCTTCGAAACCCATTTGGAAAGTGTAGCTAGTACCGGGGGCAAGCAGTCGTTTAGTGTGATTGAGGAGGAGGACGATGATTATCTTAAGACAAACCGTGTATAA